From the genome of Psychroserpens ponticola, one region includes:
- the rplR gene encoding 50S ribosomal protein L18, which yields MALTKNEKRLRIKSRIRKVVSGTEARPRLAVFRSNKEIYAQVVDDVTGKTLAAASSRDKDVASAKGTKSEMAALVGKAVAERSIKAGINTISFDRGGYQYHGRVKSLAEGAREGGLKF from the coding sequence ATGGCATTAACAAAGAACGAAAAAAGACTAAGAATAAAAAGCAGAATCCGCAAGGTTGTTTCTGGTACAGAAGCAAGACCTAGATTAGCTGTTTTTAGAAGCAATAAAGAAATCTACGCTCAAGTTGTAGATGATGTAACAGGTAAAACTTTAGCTGCAGCATCTTCTAGAGACAAAGATGTAGCTTCTGCAAAAGGAACTAAATCAGAAATGGCAGCCTTAGTTGGTAAAGCTGTTGCTGAAAGATCAATAAAAGCTGGTATAAATACTATTTCTTTTGATAGAGGTGGATACCAATATCACGGAAGAGTAAAATCATTAGCTGAAGGCGCAAGAGAAGGCGGACTTAAATTCTAA
- the rpsE gene encoding 30S ribosomal protein S5 translates to MYQKYKNAELVKPSGIDLKDRLVGVQRVTKVTKGGRAFGFSAIVVVGDEAGVVGHGLGKSKDVATAIAKAVEDAKKNLVRIPIIKGTLPHEQKGKFGGARVNIIPAAPGTGVIAGGAVRTVLEAVGIHDVLSKSQGSSNPHNVVKATFDALLQLRDAKAIAKDRGISLEKVFNG, encoded by the coding sequence ATGTATCAAAAATATAAAAACGCAGAATTAGTAAAACCAAGTGGAATTGATCTTAAAGATCGTTTAGTTGGTGTTCAAAGAGTTACTAAAGTAACAAAAGGTGGTAGAGCTTTTGGTTTTTCAGCGATCGTAGTGGTTGGTGATGAAGCTGGAGTTGTAGGTCACGGTTTAGGAAAATCTAAAGATGTAGCTACAGCAATTGCAAAAGCAGTTGAAGATGCTAAGAAAAACTTAGTAAGAATTCCTATCATTAAAGGTACCTTACCTCATGAACAAAAAGGTAAATTTGGAGGCGCTAGAGTTAACATTATTCCTGCTGCTCCTGGTACAGGTGTAATTGCTGGTGGTGCTGTAAGAACAGTATTAGAAGCCGTTGGTATCCATGATGTGTTATCTAAATCTCAAGGATCTTCTAATCCTCACAACGTTGTAAAAGCAACTTTTGATGCCTTATTACAATTGAGAGATGCAAAAGCAATTGCAAAGGATAGAGGAATTTCTCTTGAAAAAGTATTTAACGGTTAA
- the rpmD gene encoding 50S ribosomal protein L30 yields MGKIKVTKVKSAINRTQNQKRILEALGLKRIGQTIEHDASPSVLGMVNKVSHLVSVEETK; encoded by the coding sequence ATGGGAAAGATTAAAGTAACAAAGGTGAAAAGTGCAATCAATCGTACTCAAAACCAAAAAAGAATATTAGAAGCTCTTGGACTAAAAAGAATTGGTCAAACAATTGAGCATGATGCTTCACCAAGTGTTCTTGGTATGGTAAATAAAGTTTCACATTTAGTTTCTGTTGAAGAAACAAAATAA
- the rplO gene encoding 50S ribosomal protein L15 has translation MDLSNLKPAEGSVKNQGKRIGRGQGSGKGGTATRGHKGAKSRSGYSKKLGFEGGQMPLQRRVPKFGFTNINRVEYQGVNLDKLQELVDNKKIKDAVDFQTLVDLGLAGKNELVKILGRGELKSKLTVTAHKFTASAKAAIEAAGGEAVTL, from the coding sequence ATGGACTTAAGTAATTTAAAACCAGCAGAAGGTTCTGTAAAGAATCAAGGTAAAAGAATAGGTCGAGGACAAGGTTCTGGAAAAGGTGGTACTGCAACTCGTGGTCACAAAGGAGCTAAATCTCGTTCTGGTTATTCTAAGAAATTAGGTTTTGAAGGTGGTCAAATGCCGCTTCAAAGACGTGTGCCAAAATTTGGATTTACAAATATTAACCGAGTGGAATATCAAGGTGTTAACTTAGATAAACTACAAGAGTTAGTAGACAATAAGAAAATAAAAGATGCAGTTGATTTTCAAACTTTAGTTGATCTAGGTTTGGCGGGAAAGAACGAATTAGTAAAAATTCTTGGACGTGGTGAATTAAAATCAAAATTAACAGTAACTGCTCATAAATTTACTGCTTCAGCAAAAGCTGCAATTGAAGCTGCAGGTGGAGAAGCTGTAACTTTATAA
- the secY gene encoding preprotein translocase subunit SecY, producing MKLIETLKNVWKITELKDRIILTLGLLLVYRFGAQVVLPGIDASQLSNLQSETGQGLLGLLNMFTGGAFANASVFALGIMPYISASIVVQLMGIAIPYLQKLQKEGASGQKKITQITRWLTIVICLFQAPGYLASLPTAFGIPQSAFLLGTGPTFYISSVIILVTGCVFAMWLGEKITDKGIGNGISLLIMVGIIATLPASFIQNALSRLSGGGNGGLMMILIELVIWFVIIMASVMLVMAVRKIAVQYARRTASGGYEKNVFGSRQFLPLKLNASGVMPIIFAQAIMFVPSLIGKSIDGSDAGQWMIAQFSDIFGLWYNIVFALLIIIFTYFYTAITVPTNKMADDLKRSGGFIPGIRPGTETSEYLDKIMSQITLPGSIFLALIAVFPAIIVKLMDVQAGWALFFGGTSLLIMVGVAIDTMQQVNSYLLNKHYDGLMKTGKNRKAVS from the coding sequence ATGAAATTAATAGAAACATTAAAGAATGTTTGGAAAATAACCGAACTAAAAGATAGAATCATTCTAACGCTTGGTTTGCTTTTAGTATACCGTTTTGGTGCTCAGGTTGTACTTCCAGGTATTGATGCAAGTCAACTAAGTAATTTACAATCTGAAACTGGACAAGGTCTACTTGGATTATTAAATATGTTTACTGGTGGTGCTTTTGCTAACGCTTCTGTTTTTGCATTGGGTATTATGCCTTATATTTCGGCTTCTATTGTAGTTCAGTTGATGGGAATAGCAATTCCGTATCTTCAAAAACTACAAAAAGAAGGTGCAAGCGGACAAAAGAAAATCACTCAGATTACACGTTGGTTAACTATCGTTATCTGTTTATTTCAAGCACCAGGATATTTAGCTAGTTTACCAACTGCGTTTGGTATTCCTCAATCTGCATTCTTATTAGGTACAGGACCTACATTCTATATATCTTCAGTGATTATCTTAGTTACTGGATGTGTATTCGCAATGTGGTTAGGTGAAAAGATAACAGATAAAGGTATTGGTAATGGTATTTCATTATTGATTATGGTTGGTATTATAGCAACTTTGCCTGCTTCATTCATTCAAAATGCGCTTTCACGATTAAGTGGTGGTGGTAATGGAGGATTAATGATGATCTTAATTGAATTAGTAATATGGTTCGTCATTATTATGGCATCTGTAATGTTAGTTATGGCTGTTCGTAAGATCGCTGTTCAATATGCAAGAAGAACTGCTTCTGGTGGATATGAGAAAAATGTTTTTGGTTCTAGACAGTTTTTACCATTAAAGTTGAATGCATCTGGTGTAATGCCGATTATCTTTGCTCAAGCGATTATGTTTGTGCCTAGTTTAATAGGTAAATCAATTGATGGTAGTGACGCTGGTCAATGGATGATTGCTCAATTTTCTGATATTTTTGGATTATGGTACAACATCGTATTTGCTTTATTGATTATCATATTTACCTATTTCTATACTGCTATTACTGTTCCAACGAACAAAATGGCAGATGATTTAAAACGTAGTGGCGGTTTTATTCCTGGTATTAGACCAGGAACAGAAACTTCAGAATATTTAGACAAAATCATGTCTCAAATTACTTTACCAGGTTCTATATTCTTGGCATTAATAGCTGTGTTCCCAGCAATTATTGTAAAGCTTATGGATGTACAAGCTGGATGGGCTTTATTCTTTGGTGGTACATCGCTATTAATTATGGTTGGAGTTGCAATAGACACGATGCAACAAGTTAATTCATACTTGTTAAATAAGCATTATGATGGCTTGATGAAAACTGGTAAAAATAGAAAAGCGGTTTCGTAA
- the infA gene encoding translation initiation factor IF-1 — translation MAKQAAIEQDGSIIEALSNAMFRVELENGHIVTAHISGKMRMHYIKLLPGDKVKLEMSPYDLTKARITYRY, via the coding sequence ATGGCAAAGCAAGCAGCAATAGAACAAGACGGATCAATTATAGAGGCATTGTCAAATGCAATGTTTCGTGTTGAACTTGAAAATGGTCACATTGTGACAGCACATATCTCTGGTAAAATGCGTATGCATTATATAAAATTATTACCAGGTGATAAAGTGAAATTAGAAATGAGTCCTTACGATTTAACTAAGGCTCGTATAACTTATAGATACTAA
- the ykgO gene encoding type B 50S ribosomal protein L36 — protein sequence MKVRASVKKRSADCKLVRRKGRLYVINKKNPRFKQRQG from the coding sequence ATGAAAGTAAGAGCATCAGTTAAAAAAAGAAGCGCCGACTGTAAATTAGTGCGCAGAAAAGGTAGACTTTACGTCATTAACAAAAAGAATCCTAGATTCAAACAAAGACAAGGGTAA
- the rpsM gene encoding 30S ribosomal protein S13: MARIAGVDIPKQKRGVISLTYIYGVGRSRSQEILATAKVDESIKVEDWTDEQIGAIREAVGTFTIEGELRSETQINIKRLMDIGCYRGIRHRAGLPLRGQRTKNNSRTRKGRRKTVANKKKATK; encoded by the coding sequence ATGGCAAGAATTGCAGGTGTAGACATACCAAAACAAAAAAGAGGAGTGATCTCATTAACTTATATCTACGGAGTAGGTAGAAGTAGATCACAAGAAATTTTAGCTACAGCTAAAGTAGACGAAAGCATCAAAGTAGAAGATTGGACAGATGAGCAAATTGGAGCAATCCGTGAGGCTGTTGGAACTTTTACTATTGAAGGTGAATTACGTTCAGAAACACAAATAAACATCAAACGTTTGATGGATATTGGTTGTTACAGAGGAATTCGTCATAGAGCTGGTTTACCTTTAAGAGGGCAACGTACTAAAAATAATTCTAGAACTAGAAAAGGTAGAAGAAAAACTGTTGCTAACAAGAAAAAAGCAACTAAATAA
- the rpsK gene encoding 30S ribosomal protein S11, producing the protein MAKSSTKKRKVIVDAVGEAHVAASFNNIIISLTNKKGDVISWSSAGKMGFRGSKKNTPYAAQLAAEDAAGVAKEAGLKKVKVYVKGPGNGRESAIRSIHNAGIEVTEIIDVTPLPHNGCRPPKRRRV; encoded by the coding sequence ATGGCAAAGTCAAGTACTAAAAAACGTAAAGTTATAGTTGATGCTGTTGGAGAAGCGCATGTTGCTGCTTCATTCAATAATATCATCATCTCTTTAACAAACAAAAAAGGTGACGTTATTTCATGGTCATCTGCAGGTAAAATGGGATTCAGAGGTTCTAAAAAGAACACACCTTACGCTGCTCAATTAGCTGCAGAAGATGCTGCAGGAGTTGCAAAAGAAGCTGGACTCAAAAAAGTAAAGGTATACGTTAAAGGTCCAGGTAACGGAAGAGAATCTGCTATCAGATCTATCCATAATGCTGGTATAGAAGTAACAGAAATTATTGATGTTACTCCATTGCCACACAATGGATGTCGTCCTCCTAAACGTAGAAGAGTTTAA
- the rpsD gene encoding 30S ribosomal protein S4: MARYTGPKTKIARKFGEAIFGDDKAFEKRNYPPGQHGNARRRGKKSEYAIQLMEKQKAKYTYGILEKQFRNMFKKATAAQGITGEVLLQLCESRLDNVAYRMGLSPSRSGARQLVSHRHITVNGGIVNIPSYQLKAGDVVAVREKSKSLESIQNSLANSSKVYEWITWNNDTKNGTYVSVPERIQIPENINEQFIVELYSK; this comes from the coding sequence ATGGCAAGATATACTGGTCCTAAAACTAAAATAGCCCGAAAATTCGGTGAAGCTATTTTTGGAGATGATAAAGCTTTCGAAAAAAGAAACTATCCTCCAGGTCAACACGGAAACGCAAGACGTCGTGGAAAAAAATCTGAATATGCAATCCAATTAATGGAGAAGCAAAAAGCAAAATATACGTATGGTATATTAGAAAAGCAATTCAGAAACATGTTCAAAAAAGCAACTGCTGCACAAGGTATTACTGGTGAAGTATTATTGCAATTATGTGAGTCTCGTTTAGATAACGTCGCTTACAGAATGGGATTATCTCCTTCTCGTAGTGGTGCAAGACAATTAGTGTCTCACAGGCACATTACTGTAAATGGTGGAATTGTAAATATTCCTTCTTACCAATTAAAAGCAGGAGATGTTGTTGCTGTTAGAGAAAAATCTAAATCTTTAGAATCTATTCAAAACTCATTGGCTAATTCTAGCAAAGTATATGAGTGGATTACATGGAATAACGATACTAAGAATGGAACTTACGTTTCTGTTCCAGAACGTATCCAAATTCCAGAAAATATCAATGAGCAATTCATTGTCGAATTATACTCTAAATAA